cttgttcttattttcttcttcttcttctttttcttcttctttttcttcttcttcttcttcttcttattattattattattataattatatttttgtaacaaaaatataattataataatataacaagtaTAGAatattcttcatcatcttttcttctttttcttcttcttcttcttcttcttcttattattattattattattattattattattattattattattattacctattcttattgttcttcttcttattactcttattatcattacagcAAAAATAACATTTGTATACCTGGTAGAAGGAACTTGTTCCAAATAATTATTGATAACAaggatattaaagaaaaaagtgtaaattTTGAGATTTCTTACGAGCAGCACTTGCTTCACAGAAAAGTGTAacaaataaattactaaaaaaatgtgtttcattATCAGATTTAGTGAAGATGAATCTGAGTTAGTGTTTGTCCTCTATGATCAAACTAATACTGGTGGCTTCACCAAAGCAACCTTGATGGACTCGGAAAGCACGTCAAGTGAGCGTCTTAGTAAGAAGCAATCCAGTCCTCGACTTCCTCTATGGTGAACTTCTTGTAATCGGATGCAGTCTGGACAAAATTTCTGATGGAACCCTTAAGCGCCTCAAGTTCAACCCGGCTTCTTCCTGCGGGAGTGATACAGAGGCAGGTGAATGAGTGCACACAATATATGAATGTGTAAGTATCATGTATgtgtgagtatatatatatatatatatatatatatatatatatatatatatatatatatatatatatatatatatatatatatatatatatatatatatatatatatatatatatatatatatatatatatatatattgttgaaaCGTAACGATTTTGTCACCTTCCCCAACAATAGGATTATCAGAAGTCCATGAAGTACACCACATTTTTGCGGTGTAGAAACCGTCTGGCTGCCTTGTCGACTCCACCAGACATTGGTGGCCCAGGAAAGTGACACCTGCGTTCGGCTGCCTGAATCACAAACGCCTGTATGTTAGTATCACTACGTATCTGATACCTTTGCCAGTCTCTCGTGTTCAGCTAGTTTTTGTTCAtaacatttagaaaaaaatcagaggacacacatatacacacacacaaataaatagataaataaataaataagtaaaaagtagTGAAAGCTTGAAGATGCCGTTTGTCCCACACATTGCAGTCTTTGCATGAAACATACTTTGTGACGTCAGCAAATTAACTAGCATCGCTACTAATCCCATTATATAGATCATCAATGTAAATCGGAAATAAGAATGGTCCCATAATTTAT
The DNA window shown above is from Scylla paramamosain isolate STU-SP2022 chromosome 41, ASM3559412v1, whole genome shotgun sequence and carries:
- the LOC135092865 gene encoding antimicrobial protein 1; protein product: MRSSLLLGLTVVLLLGVTVPPCMAGQALNKLMPKIVSAIIYMIGQPNAGVTFLGHQCLVESTRQPDGFYTAKMWCTSWTSDNPIVGEGRSRVELEALKGSIRNFVQTASDYKKFTIEEVEDWIASY